In Runella sp. SP2, the genomic window ATCATCCAAAAAACCGCGTACCACGCCTCGTGATTTTGGCCCAATGGGAATGAAACGCGAAATGCGGGCGGTTTGGATTGCAACGGTCGATAACATTGATTGGCCCAGCCGCAAAAACCTTCCTCCCGCTGAACAACGGGAGGAGTTTATTCGGCTCATTGAAACACACAAACGGATGGGTATCAACGCGGTATTTGTGCAAGTACGGGCGGCAGCCGATGCTTTTTATGCGCGCGGGGAAGAACCTTGGTCAGAGTGGCTGACGGGAAAACAAGGCAAAGCCCCCGAGCCTTTTTACGACCCCCTCGATTTTATGATTGAAGAATGCCACCGTCGGGGCATTGAATTTCATGCGTGGCTCAACCTCAACCGCACGGCTCACCGAGCGAGTAAGAGTATTTCCAACGATAACATTGGCCGCAAGCATCCTGAATGGGTATTTGACTACGATGGCTATAAGCTATTCAACTTTGGCCTCCCTGAAGTTAGGGATTATATTACGTCGGTAACGACCAATATTGTCCACGAATACGACGTGGATGGCATTCATTTCGACGATTATTTTTATCCCTACACCGTCACTGGCCAAACGCTCAAAGACGAAGAAGCCTACCAACAATACGGCGGTCGATTTCGTAACAAGGACGACTGGCGCCGCGACAACGTTGATAAACTTATCAAACAAATCAGCGATGCGATTACGGCCGAAAAACCGTACGTTAAGTTTGGGGTAAGTCCATTTGGGGTATGGAGAAATCGCAAAGACGACCCTTCGGGTTCAGCAACGGAGGCTGGGCAAACATCCTACGATAATCTGTATGCTGATACGAAAAAATGGATGAAAGCGGGCTGGATTGATTACCTCGTTCCACAGATTTATTTTTCAACCAAATTTGACAAAGTCCCTTTTAAAATTGTGACTTCTTGGTGGTTGCCTTATACCTACGGCCGTCATTTGTACATTGGTCAAGGCCCGTATCGGATTGGCACCGAGGACAAAGATAGAACTTGGGCAAATCCATCTGAATTTCCCAATCAAATGCGGTTTATTCGCCTCAATCCAGAAATCCTAGGGAGCGTTTTCTTTAGTTCAAAGTCATTGATTGGAAACAAACTAGGGCACGCCGACTCCTTGCGTACCAATTTCTACAAAGAGCCTGCATTTCCTCCTACC contains:
- a CDS encoding glycoside hydrolase family 10 protein; amino-acid sequence: MKKHLAWLCLLLFLVLEGCKSSKKPRTTPRDFGPMGMKREMRAVWIATVDNIDWPSRKNLPPAEQREEFIRLIETHKRMGINAVFVQVRAAADAFYARGEEPWSEWLTGKQGKAPEPFYDPLDFMIEECHRRGIEFHAWLNLNRTAHRASKSISNDNIGRKHPEWVFDYDGYKLFNFGLPEVRDYITSVTTNIVHEYDVDGIHFDDYFYPYTVTGQTLKDEEAYQQYGGRFRNKDDWRRDNVDKLIKQISDAITAEKPYVKFGVSPFGVWRNRKDDPSGSATEAGQTSYDNLYADTKKWMKAGWIDYLVPQIYFSTKFDKVPFKIVTSWWLPYTYGRHLYIGQGPYRIGTEDKDRTWANPSEFPNQMRFIRLNPEILGSVFFSSKSLIGNKLGHADSLRTNFYKEPAFPPTMPWKDHTAPLTPKNLQVKDTRDGVELRWAASEAARDGSFAHYYAVYRYSDSEAPRLLAGCYEGQTRALDKSAKRGRRYTYAVTALDRLHNESEPVLATVYARLARK